A portion of the Faecalibacterium sp. I3-3-89 genome contains these proteins:
- a CDS encoding relaxase/mobilization nuclease domain-containing protein, with amino-acid sequence MATLKHISSKNSDYSAIEAYLIYQHDAFTGKQLLDEQGKPKLRESYILDTLACGDFSFAMACLLANRKYGKNTQHGDIKSHQYIISFDPRDAADNGLTMEKAQALGLKFCEENFPGHPAIVCTHPDGHNHSGNIHVHIVIGSVRTREVERKPYMQKPRDWREGMKHSSTAQTMRHLRVEVMELCEGAGLYQIDLLNGSKERVSEAEYWARRRGQQKLDLANAALTAAGQPSQQKKFETVKDTLRKQISSVLYRTTSFEEFSDRLMQQYGIAVKESRGCLSYLPAGRTKFIRAKHLGDKFDKAAVLDTLQANAERKPKAQFKQDTIGKLIDIQSRMTEGKGTGYKRWLTKHNLKVMAQTLILLQEKDLLNEGDLNQRIAELETKYHDALAVVKDLEGRMKFNKELRYHVAAYASAKSVAQQLKTAKRPAVFEEQHRAELTAHRAAAAYFKANSITKLPSPKKLEAEYAQLASEKAKFYEQYKEAKEELLKLKTAKQNVASYFREEGPAQQER; translated from the coding sequence ATGGCAACGCTCAAGCATATCAGCTCTAAAAACTCGGACTACTCTGCCATTGAAGCGTACCTCATTTACCAGCACGATGCGTTCACCGGGAAGCAACTTCTGGATGAACAGGGCAAGCCGAAGCTACGGGAATCGTACATCCTCGATACACTTGCGTGCGGCGATTTCTCGTTTGCAATGGCCTGTCTGCTGGCAAACCGCAAGTATGGTAAGAACACCCAGCATGGTGATATCAAGAGCCACCAGTATATCATCAGCTTTGACCCCAGAGATGCAGCCGACAACGGGCTGACGATGGAAAAGGCACAGGCCCTTGGCCTGAAATTCTGCGAAGAAAACTTCCCCGGTCATCCCGCCATCGTCTGCACACACCCCGATGGGCACAACCATTCGGGAAACATCCATGTCCACATCGTGATCGGCAGCGTCCGAACACGAGAGGTGGAGCGCAAGCCCTATATGCAGAAGCCCCGCGATTGGCGCGAGGGCATGAAGCACTCCAGCACAGCCCAGACTATGCGGCACCTCCGTGTCGAGGTCATGGAGCTGTGCGAGGGTGCCGGACTGTACCAGATCGACCTGCTCAACGGCTCGAAAGAGCGTGTGAGCGAAGCTGAGTATTGGGCGCGCAGGCGCGGTCAGCAGAAGCTCGACCTTGCAAACGCAGCCCTCACCGCAGCCGGACAACCGTCGCAGCAGAAGAAGTTTGAAACCGTGAAGGACACTTTACGGAAGCAAATTTCTTCGGTGTTGTACCGCACAACGAGTTTTGAAGAATTTTCCGACAGGCTCATGCAGCAGTATGGTATTGCCGTCAAGGAAAGCCGTGGGTGTCTGAGCTATCTGCCCGCTGGCAGAACGAAGTTTATCCGGGCGAAACATCTCGGTGACAAGTTCGATAAGGCGGCAGTGCTTGACACGTTACAGGCAAACGCCGAACGCAAGCCCAAGGCGCAGTTCAAGCAGGATACCATCGGGAAACTGATCGACATCCAGTCGAGGATGACCGAGGGCAAAGGCACCGGCTATAAGCGTTGGCTCACGAAACACAATCTCAAAGTTATGGCACAAACACTGATCCTCTTGCAGGAGAAAGATTTGCTCAACGAGGGTGATCTGAACCAGCGCATCGCCGAACTGGAAACCAAGTATCACGATGCACTGGCGGTGGTGAAAGACCTCGAAGGTCGCATGAAATTCAACAAAGAGCTGCGCTATCATGTCGCAGCCTATGCCAGCGCCAAGAGCGTCGCACAGCAGTTAAAGACTGCCAAACGACCCGCAGTCTTTGAGGAGCAGCACCGTGCAGAACTGACAGCGCACCGGGCGGCAGCAGCCTATTTTAAGGCAAACAGCATCACCAAGCTGCCCAGCCCGAAAAAGCTGGAAGCCGAGTATGCGCAGCTTGCCTCCGAAAAGGCAAAGTTCTACGAGCAGTACAAGGAAGCCAAGGAAGAACTGCTCAAGCTGAAAACCGCAAAGCAGAATGTTGCGTCCTATTTCCGGGAGGAAGGACCGGCGCAGCAGGAGAGATAA
- a CDS encoding transposase yields MRLNKKKKSTNTSPYPDEVIDRLARAFYPAILACWNSEEGQREFAAWQAEQAHHTTSKEKQSVPDGERPAVHIAVVCGFWQGASGWAHPVFLYKKIC; encoded by the coding sequence GTGCGTTTGAACAAAAAGAAAAAGTCCACAAACACTTCCCCTTACCCCGATGAAGTCATCGACCGTCTGGCACGGGCATTCTACCCGGCCATCCTTGCCTGCTGGAACAGCGAGGAAGGCCAAAGAGAATTTGCCGCATGGCAGGCAGAGCAGGCTCATCACACCACCAGCAAAGAAAAACAGAGCGTTCCCGACGGGGAACGCCCTGCTGTACATATCGCTGTTGTCTGTGGCTTTTGGCAGGGTGCGTCCGGGTGGGCGCACCCTGTTTTTCTGTATAAAAAGATTTGTTAG
- a CDS encoding helix-turn-helix domain-containing protein, whose product MGAIVTSEFNGMRLTLAREIQNISSPKLAEKIGVTKQTVSQYENGLIKPSADKVLAISQELKFPPKFFFEGSSDNFSPGVAYCRATTTTTRAVKLRQTNIDVLKSYIYDFFAEYIEYPSTEQLIDCMKSVAECSDMELIAKKIREKLDLSDRPIRNMSYLLQNLGIVVTSFSENVGHLDAISHIPVLANNGESKRFYFTTYNTDKTTPARLNFTLAHELGHWILGHIVSDVKSQADAEYRSNESDANQFASAFLLPKEAFLKDLQYPTVLNEYLRLKEKWHVSIAMMIRRAYMLEVLSPSQYQYLFRQLGSRGWRTFEPGDMVEVPTASLFSVSVKILDDNGIIEKGNLLKYLNENCFTAQQKTFEDLMGLEQHTLDPAMSGSFSRVEFKPN is encoded by the coding sequence ATGGGTGCCATTGTTACATCCGAGTTTAATGGAATGCGGCTGACATTGGCTCGTGAAATCCAAAATATTTCCAGTCCTAAGCTAGCAGAAAAGATAGGGGTGACAAAGCAAACTGTCTCTCAGTATGAAAATGGTTTAATTAAACCAAGTGCCGATAAAGTATTAGCAATTTCGCAAGAATTGAAATTTCCACCGAAATTTTTCTTTGAAGGTAGCAGCGATAATTTTAGTCCCGGAGTTGCATATTGTAGAGCAACTACAACCACGACAAGAGCCGTAAAACTACGGCAAACAAACATTGATGTATTGAAATCATATATTTATGACTTTTTTGCAGAATATATTGAATATCCATCAACCGAACAATTGATCGATTGTATGAAATCTGTAGCAGAGTGTTCTGACATGGAACTAATCGCAAAAAAAATTCGGGAAAAATTGGACTTATCGGATAGGCCCATTCGTAATATGAGCTATCTGTTACAAAATCTTGGAATTGTGGTAACTTCTTTCTCGGAAAACGTAGGGCATTTGGACGCAATCAGTCACATTCCGGTCCTTGCCAATAATGGAGAAAGCAAGAGGTTCTATTTCACAACATATAATACAGATAAAACAACACCTGCAAGATTGAACTTTACGTTGGCTCACGAACTAGGACACTGGATACTCGGTCATATTGTTTCGGATGTAAAATCGCAAGCAGATGCCGAGTATCGGAGCAATGAATCAGATGCAAATCAATTTGCATCGGCATTTTTACTGCCCAAAGAAGCGTTTTTGAAAGACCTTCAATATCCAACAGTTTTAAATGAATATTTAAGACTAAAAGAAAAATGGCATGTCTCAATTGCGATGATGATTCGTAGAGCATATATGTTGGAGGTACTATCTCCAAGTCAATATCAATATTTGTTTAGACAGCTTGGAAGTCGTGGATGGCGAACATTTGAACCGGGAGATATGGTTGAAGTTCCCACGGCATCTCTTTTTTCGGTGTCTGTAAAGATTCTGGATGACAATGGAATTATAGAAAAAGGAAATTTGCTGAAATATCTGAACGAAAACTGTTTTACGGCACAACAAAAAACATTTGAGGATTTGATGGGATTGGAACAGCATACGCTTGATCCGGCTATGTCGGGTTCTTTTAGTAGAGTTGAGTTCAAGCCAAACTAA
- a CDS encoding DUF5986 family protein: MKKAFFEDSAMAMAKLIVESIYHGMEENEGVYADLMYSNGKGQHGWAHIFQNEHEHLTKAGYRVVLMVSGSWKYAVAYDPHSKTAIMILRQENFRNRLVKLQNGEMHYVFSGLPANQDLNEMVPQYEQMSLFGQDKAVQQKAEKPFDELEQAVDGEVLRFGILTYRLDLAQLIRSCTLEILNANGCIVDEMNLDSAIPMNWKEAVPEDEITKFKEETGNEYGVQIDSIPEFKPRKKFVRKDG, from the coding sequence ATGAAAAAAGCATTTTTTGAAGATTCCGCAATGGCAATGGCAAAACTGATTGTTGAAAGCATCTACCATGGCATGGAAGAAAATGAAGGTGTCTATGCCGATTTGATGTATTCTAACGGAAAAGGACAGCACGGCTGGGCACATATCTTTCAAAATGAACATGAACATTTAACAAAGGCAGGATATCGTGTGGTTTTGATGGTCTCTGGAAGCTGGAAGTATGCTGTGGCATATGATCCTCACAGCAAAACAGCCATTATGATTCTTCGCCAAGAAAATTTCCGCAATAGACTTGTCAAATTGCAGAATGGTGAGATGCATTACGTTTTTTCGGGACTTCCGGCTAATCAAGATTTGAATGAAATGGTTCCCCAGTATGAGCAGATGTCACTGTTTGGACAAGATAAAGCTGTGCAACAAAAAGCCGAAAAGCCCTTCGATGAATTGGAGCAAGCAGTAGACGGTGAAGTCTTGAGATTTGGAATTTTAACGTACCGATTGGATTTAGCTCAATTGATCAGAAGCTGTACATTGGAAATTTTGAATGCAAATGGTTGCATCGTTGATGAAATGAATTTGGATTCTGCAATTCCGATGAATTGGAAAGAAGCTGTTCCGGAAGATGAAATTACTAAGTTTAAGGAAGAAACTGGTAATGAGTATGGCGTTCAAATCGACAGTATTCCGGAATTCAAACCGCGGAAAAAATTTGTACGGAAAGATGGGTAA
- a CDS encoding DUF6061 family protein — translation MKYDESVCKFNMDTGCVELLLRDGRKISINCTGVEDALDVTMAQRSELDYLIYNDPLGYADLILNGDPEEYLKNVTGSCGLED, via the coding sequence ATGAAGTATGATGAAAGCGTTTGCAAGTTTAATATGGATACCGGATGTGTGGAGCTGCTGCTCCGGGATGGAAGAAAAATTTCCATCAATTGCACCGGAGTCGAGGATGCGTTGGATGTGACTATGGCACAGAGGTCGGAGTTGGATTATCTCATCTACAATGACCCACTGGGCTATGCAGATTTGATTTTGAATGGTGACCCGGAGGAATATTTGAAGAATGTGACCGGGAGCTGTGGGTTGGAGGACTAA
- a CDS encoding MurR/RpiR family transcriptional regulator: protein MGTNFWELLQQRQGQLTRSGHAVADYLLQHADEAQYLSISSLARECNVAEATVFRFCRALGFDGYHEMRIALAQANATGTMSSQRELQPGASTETLFEHASARLFTAINGTQNALSAEAVDEAARMLREAKQVFCFGQGGSMLLANDICARFASLSTKFRTSGDSHLQLLTASLMNEADVVLFVSYSGATRDMMETLRTAKAAGAKIILLTHYEDSPGASLADVVLRCGAQESPLDSGSIPIKVAVLYVGEVLVLRYILDSPEQANTAQELTSEVLTLKML, encoded by the coding sequence ATGGGTACGAATTTTTGGGAACTGCTGCAGCAGCGGCAGGGCCAGTTGACGAGATCCGGCCATGCCGTGGCCGACTACCTCTTACAGCACGCCGATGAGGCGCAGTATCTTTCCATTTCCTCTCTGGCCCGGGAGTGCAATGTCGCCGAGGCCACGGTATTCCGGTTCTGCCGGGCGCTCGGGTTCGACGGCTACCACGAGATGCGCATTGCGCTGGCGCAGGCCAATGCCACCGGCACCATGTCCAGCCAGCGGGAGCTTCAGCCCGGGGCTTCCACCGAGACGCTCTTTGAACACGCCAGCGCCCGTCTCTTTACCGCCATCAACGGCACTCAGAACGCCCTCTCTGCCGAGGCCGTGGATGAGGCCGCACGGATGCTCCGGGAGGCCAAGCAGGTCTTCTGCTTCGGACAGGGCGGCAGTATGCTGCTGGCCAACGACATCTGCGCCCGCTTCGCCAGCCTCTCCACCAAGTTCCGCACCTCCGGCGACAGTCATCTACAGCTGTTGACCGCCAGCCTGATGAACGAGGCCGATGTTGTCCTCTTCGTCTCCTACTCGGGTGCGACCCGCGATATGATGGAGACTCTCCGCACGGCCAAAGCTGCCGGCGCGAAGATCATCCTTCTGACCCATTACGAGGACTCCCCCGGCGCATCGCTGGCCGATGTCGTCCTTCGCTGCGGCGCACAGGAAAGCCCGCTGGACTCCGGCAGCATTCCCATCAAGGTAGCCGTCCTCTATGTAGGCGAGGTCCTGGTGCTGCGGTACATCCTCGACTCCCCCGAGCAGGCCAACACCGCGCAGGAGCTTACCAGCGAAGTTCTGACACTGAAGATGCTCTGA
- a CDS encoding extracellular solute-binding protein encodes MKNVISRRSFLKAVGALSAAGALAACGGKPASTSTATSAAASTAASGASIKLWTYPIGGWGKDETVQELIASFNAKYPDIKVAVEYLDYTNGDDQVNTAIEGGSAPDLIMEGPERLVANWGAKGVMAPLNDLWTDDAKKDIYESVNSACHNDKGDYYEYPLCMTAHCMAVNMTKVKEVGADKYIDTDKHTWSTEGFLNTVDALYKGGYENVAAVYCGGQGGDQGTRAIINNMYGGTFTDDAHTKYTADSAENIKAIQTLYDTDGINFDASIAGGDEITLFRNGTLQMAFCWNIAQQLNSDNNDAGLTNDGDEIMPMAFPTASGDPKLCGGIWGFGIFDNGDEAKVKAAKTFIEFIAADPDQVKNSVLASTYFPVRASVGDIYADNAIMSEYTKFMSYLGDYYQITPGWATARTEWWNMLQRVGTGEDVATAVATFVENANAAAAAEA; translated from the coding sequence ATGAAGAATGTTATCTCTCGTCGCTCCTTCTTGAAGGCCGTTGGCGCTTTGAGCGCAGCCGGTGCTCTGGCTGCCTGCGGCGGTAAGCCCGCTTCCACCAGCACTGCAACTTCTGCCGCTGCTTCCACCGCAGCCTCCGGCGCAAGCATCAAGCTGTGGACATACCCCATCGGCGGCTGGGGCAAGGACGAGACCGTGCAGGAGCTGATCGCCAGCTTCAACGCAAAGTATCCTGACATCAAGGTGGCCGTCGAGTATCTGGACTATACCAACGGCGATGATCAGGTCAACACCGCCATCGAGGGCGGCAGCGCACCCGACCTCATCATGGAAGGCCCCGAGCGTCTGGTGGCCAACTGGGGCGCGAAGGGCGTCATGGCCCCGCTGAACGACCTGTGGACCGATGATGCCAAGAAGGACATCTACGAGTCCGTCAACTCCGCCTGCCACAACGACAAGGGCGACTACTACGAGTACCCCCTGTGCATGACGGCACACTGCATGGCCGTCAACATGACCAAGGTCAAGGAAGTGGGCGCAGACAAGTACATCGACACCGATAAGCACACTTGGAGCACCGAGGGCTTCCTGAACACCGTTGACGCCCTGTACAAGGGCGGCTACGAGAACGTGGCGGCTGTCTACTGCGGCGGTCAGGGCGGCGATCAGGGCACCCGTGCGATCATCAACAATATGTACGGCGGCACCTTCACCGACGATGCACACACCAAGTACACCGCAGACTCCGCTGAGAACATCAAGGCCATCCAGACCCTGTACGACACCGACGGCATCAACTTCGACGCTTCCATCGCAGGCGGCGACGAGATCACCCTGTTCCGCAACGGCACTTTGCAGATGGCTTTCTGCTGGAACATCGCGCAGCAGCTGAACAGCGACAACAACGACGCCGGCCTGACCAACGACGGCGACGAGATCATGCCGATGGCATTCCCCACTGCAAGCGGCGACCCGAAGCTCTGCGGCGGCATCTGGGGCTTCGGCATCTTCGACAACGGCGACGAGGCAAAGGTCAAGGCAGCAAAGACCTTTATCGAGTTCATCGCAGCGGACCCCGATCAGGTCAAGAACAGCGTTCTGGCTTCCACCTACTTCCCGGTCCGTGCCAGCGTGGGCGACATCTACGCCGACAACGCCATCATGAGCGAGTACACCAAGTTCATGTCCTATCTGGGTGACTATTACCAGATCACTCCGGGCTGGGCAACGGCTCGCACCGAGTGGTGGAATATGCTCCAGCGCGTGGGCACCGGTGAGGACGTTGCAACTGCTGTTGCCACCTTCGTCGAGAACGCCAACGCAGCCGCAGCGGCCGAAGCATAA
- a CDS encoding carbohydrate ABC transporter permease: MISLAAKTARVKDPKRSGALVRQETIASYLFLLPSLIFFLGFVIYPMILCVVTSFFDSTMNRADIFVGLANYKELFADPIFRGALKNTFIIVVVSVPVTCAFSLWISSAIVDLPEWATSLFRCVFYLPVVTGSVAVTVVWKWMYNNYYGIFNYLGKAVGLIDKNINWLGDEKYALGCIILILLTTSVGQPIVLYVSALGNVDQSIVEAAEVDGATDFQCFWKIKWPAIMPTTLYILVITTINSFQCFALIQLLTSGGPNHSTDTIMYYIYYTAFKLYRYGYGNAMGVVLAVIIAILSAVQFKLGSQDN, from the coding sequence GTGATTTCTTTGGCTGCAAAGACAGCAAGGGTCAAAGATCCAAAGCGCAGCGGCGCCTTGGTTCGGCAGGAGACCATCGCTTCCTATCTGTTCCTCCTGCCCAGTCTCATCTTCTTCCTCGGCTTTGTCATCTACCCTATGATCCTCTGCGTGGTCACGAGCTTTTTTGACTCGACCATGAACCGCGCGGACATCTTCGTGGGTCTTGCGAACTATAAAGAGCTGTTCGCTGACCCTATCTTCCGCGGTGCGCTGAAGAACACCTTCATCATCGTGGTCGTCTCGGTGCCTGTGACCTGCGCGTTTTCGCTGTGGATCAGCTCAGCCATCGTTGACCTGCCTGAGTGGGCGACGAGCCTCTTCCGCTGCGTGTTCTACCTGCCGGTCGTCACCGGCTCGGTGGCCGTCACCGTCGTGTGGAAGTGGATGTACAACAACTACTACGGCATCTTCAACTATCTGGGCAAGGCCGTGGGACTCATCGACAAGAACATCAACTGGCTGGGCGATGAAAAGTATGCACTGGGCTGCATCATCCTCATCCTGCTCACCACCTCCGTCGGCCAGCCCATCGTGCTGTATGTTTCTGCGCTGGGCAATGTGGATCAATCCATCGTGGAAGCTGCTGAGGTGGACGGCGCAACGGATTTCCAGTGCTTCTGGAAGATCAAGTGGCCCGCCATTATGCCCACCACCCTGTACATTCTGGTCATCACCACCATCAACTCCTTCCAGTGCTTCGCGCTGATCCAGCTGCTGACCTCCGGCGGCCCCAACCACAGCACCGATACCATCATGTACTATATCTACTACACCGCGTTCAAGCTCTACCGCTATGGTTACGGCAACGCAATGGGCGTTGTACTGGCCGTTATCATCGCCATCCTGTCGGCTGTCCAGTTCAAGCTTGGCAGTCAGGATAATTAA
- a CDS encoding carbohydrate ABC transporter permease, with protein sequence MTATAKKQKPLKRHPSKLKKMSAYMILTLILISIMAVLFAFPLYWIITGSFKTGAAINSTTPEWWPSQWVLTNYQKLFAGKSAPLWQLAVPFSGSFSADGEPIYFSIGPTAPAALRWMINTVFMAVMSMILTCITAAMAGYALAKKRFVGRKLLFTLIVCAMALPKQVILIPLLREMSSLNLYNTIWAVIFPIVGWPFGVFLMKQFSEGIPTEMLEAARIDGASEARTFISVVLPMVKPGIGALAIFTFINSWNDYFMQLIMLSSTSNLTISLGIAKLQAENSTDFGLIMAGAALAAVPIIIIFLIFQKYFTKGIAMGAVKG encoded by the coding sequence ATGACTGCAACTGCAAAAAAACAGAAACCGCTGAAGCGTCACCCCAGCAAGCTGAAAAAGATGAGCGCCTACATGATCCTGACCCTCATCCTCATCAGCATCATGGCCGTGCTGTTCGCCTTCCCGCTGTACTGGATCATCACCGGCTCCTTCAAGACCGGCGCGGCTATAAACTCTACCACCCCTGAGTGGTGGCCCAGTCAGTGGGTGCTGACCAACTACCAGAAGCTTTTCGCCGGCAAGAGCGCACCCCTGTGGCAGCTGGCGGTCCCGTTCAGCGGCTCGTTCAGCGCGGACGGCGAACCCATCTATTTCTCCATTGGCCCTACGGCCCCGGCAGCCCTGCGCTGGATGATCAACACGGTGTTCATGGCCGTCATGTCCATGATCCTCACCTGCATCACCGCAGCAATGGCAGGCTATGCGCTGGCCAAAAAGCGCTTCGTCGGCCGTAAACTGCTCTTCACCCTCATCGTCTGCGCGATGGCCCTGCCCAAGCAGGTCATCCTCATCCCGCTGCTGCGTGAGATGAGCTCGCTCAACCTCTACAACACCATCTGGGCCGTCATTTTCCCCATCGTGGGCTGGCCCTTTGGCGTCTTCCTGATGAAACAGTTCAGTGAGGGCATCCCCACCGAAATGCTGGAGGCGGCCCGCATCGACGGAGCCAGCGAGGCGCGCACCTTTATCAGCGTCGTGCTGCCGATGGTCAAGCCGGGCATCGGCGCACTGGCCATCTTCACCTTCATCAACAGCTGGAACGACTACTTCATGCAGCTCATCATGCTGTCCAGCACCAGCAACCTTACCATCTCGCTGGGCATCGCAAAGCTGCAGGCAGAGAACAGCACCGATTTCGGCCTCATCATGGCCGGTGCCGCGCTGGCCGCTGTGCCGATCATCATCATCTTCCTCATCTTCCAGAAGTATTTCACCAAGGGCATCGCAATGGGTGCGGTTAAAGGCTAA
- a CDS encoding dihydrodipicolinate synthase family protein, which translates to MKDITKYQGVIPAFYACYDAEGNISTEGVKALTRHLIAKGVKGVYVGGSSGECIYQHVDERKAVLEAVMSEAKGKLTVIAHVGCNNTADSVELARHAESVGVDAIASIPPIYFHLPEYAIAKYWNDMSAAAPNTEFVIYNIPQLAGTGLTMSLLGEMLKNPNVVAVKNSSMPTQDIQMFKDAGVAARGEGSFVVFNGPDEQFVSGRVIGADGGIGGTYAVMPELYLAMNDHINKGEIKEAQAIQYDADRIIYKMCSAHGNLYAVQKEILRRMYGLELGGVREPMPGLIPEDEAVIAEAQAMIEAAIAKL; encoded by the coding sequence ATGAAAGACATCACCAAATATCAGGGCGTGATCCCGGCCTTCTACGCCTGCTATGACGCAGAGGGCAATATCTCCACCGAGGGCGTCAAGGCGCTGACCCGCCACCTCATCGCCAAGGGAGTCAAGGGCGTGTATGTGGGCGGCTCGTCGGGCGAGTGCATCTACCAGCACGTCGATGAGCGCAAGGCTGTCCTCGAGGCGGTTATGAGCGAAGCTAAGGGCAAACTGACCGTCATCGCACACGTCGGCTGCAACAACACCGCCGACAGCGTCGAGCTGGCCCGTCATGCCGAGAGCGTGGGTGTGGACGCCATCGCATCCATCCCGCCCATCTACTTCCACCTGCCGGAGTACGCCATCGCCAAGTATTGGAACGATATGTCCGCCGCAGCGCCCAACACCGAGTTCGTCATCTACAACATCCCGCAGCTGGCCGGCACCGGCCTGACCATGAGCCTGCTGGGTGAGATGCTCAAGAACCCCAACGTCGTCGCGGTCAAAAACAGCTCGATGCCCACGCAGGACATCCAGATGTTCAAGGACGCCGGCGTCGCCGCCCGGGGCGAGGGCAGCTTCGTGGTCTTCAACGGCCCCGATGAGCAGTTCGTCTCCGGCCGCGTCATCGGCGCAGACGGCGGCATCGGCGGCACCTACGCCGTCATGCCCGAGCTGTATCTGGCTATGAACGACCACATCAACAAGGGCGAGATCAAGGAGGCACAGGCCATCCAGTACGACGCCGACCGCATCATCTATAAGATGTGCTCGGCCCACGGCAACCTCTACGCTGTGCAGAAAGAGATCCTGCGCCGGATGTACGGCCTTGAGCTGGGCGGCGTCCGTGAGCCGATGCCCGGCCTCATCCCGGAGGATGAAGCGGTCATCGCCGAGGCACAGGCTATGATCGAAGCCGCTATCGCAAAGCTCTGA
- a CDS encoding YhcH/YjgK/YiaL family protein: MICDALENLNRYRGLHKNLETAIDYLTAYSVTHDLSDLPLGRTEVDGENVFINVMEAGLNPDSARLEYHKKYADLQIDLTGGEGWGYTNLPGEEAGEFAGDIGFRTSPDAVSGVLGEGRFVLFFPGELHKPGVARPGCDHVRKAVIKIRMED, translated from the coding sequence ATGATCTGCGACGCACTGGAGAACCTGAACCGTTACCGGGGACTCCACAAGAATCTGGAAACCGCCATCGACTACCTCACCGCCTACAGTGTGACCCACGACCTGAGCGACCTTCCGCTGGGCCGCACCGAGGTGGACGGAGAGAATGTCTTTATCAACGTGATGGAGGCCGGGCTGAACCCCGACAGTGCCCGCCTCGAGTACCACAAAAAGTACGCCGACCTTCAGATCGACCTGACCGGCGGCGAGGGCTGGGGCTATACCAACCTGCCCGGCGAGGAAGCAGGGGAGTTTGCGGGAGACATCGGTTTCAGGACCAGTCCGGACGCCGTCAGCGGTGTGCTGGGCGAGGGACGGTTCGTTCTGTTCTTCCCCGGTGAGCTGCACAAGCCCGGCGTGGCACGCCCCGGCTGTGACCATGTGCGCAAAGCAGTCATCAAGATCAGGATGGAGGACTGA